One genomic segment of Mesoterricola silvestris includes these proteins:
- a CDS encoding aminotransferase class V-fold PLP-dependent enzyme, which translates to MTTALIPLDVPRIRQDFPVLTTPFHGKPVVYLDSAVSSLTPLPVVARMGHYQSFEHTNVHRGVSTLSQEATDRFEEAREKVRAFINAPSTRQVIWTRGTTESINLVAQTFGRQKIHAGDEILLSAMEHHSDIVPWQLLAEDRGARIRVIPMNDAGELILDNLEDLITDRTRILGVTHVSNVLGTINPVKEIIRRAHAKGVPVLVDGAQAVPHIPVDVTDLDADFYAFSGHKLSGPTGIGVLYGRKSLLEAMPPWHGGGSMILSVTWEGTTFAAIPGKFEAGTPPIAQAIGLGAAIDYVRALGLDRIAAHEHELLAYATERLKAIPGLRIIGEAREKASVLSFVLEGIHPHDIGSILDHAGVVVRAGHHCAQPVMTRFGIPATTRASFAYFNTRADVDALVSGILNVQEIFS; encoded by the coding sequence ATGACCACCGCCCTCATCCCCCTGGACGTCCCCCGCATCCGCCAGGACTTCCCCGTCCTCACCACGCCCTTCCACGGCAAGCCCGTGGTGTACCTGGACAGCGCCGTGTCCAGCCTCACCCCCCTGCCGGTGGTGGCGCGCATGGGCCACTACCAGTCCTTCGAGCACACCAACGTGCACCGGGGCGTCTCCACCCTCAGCCAGGAGGCCACGGACCGCTTCGAGGAGGCCCGGGAGAAGGTGCGCGCCTTCATCAACGCCCCCTCCACCCGGCAGGTCATCTGGACCCGGGGCACCACCGAGAGCATCAACCTGGTGGCCCAGACCTTCGGGCGCCAGAAGATCCACGCGGGGGACGAGATCCTCCTGTCGGCCATGGAGCACCACTCCGACATCGTCCCCTGGCAGCTCCTGGCCGAGGACCGGGGCGCCAGGATCCGGGTCATCCCCATGAACGACGCGGGCGAGCTGATCCTGGACAACCTCGAGGACCTCATCACGGACCGCACCCGGATCCTGGGCGTCACCCACGTGTCCAACGTCCTGGGCACCATCAACCCCGTGAAGGAGATCATCCGCCGGGCCCACGCCAAGGGCGTGCCCGTGCTGGTGGACGGCGCCCAGGCCGTGCCCCACATCCCCGTGGACGTCACGGACCTGGACGCGGACTTCTACGCCTTCAGCGGCCACAAGCTCTCCGGCCCCACCGGCATCGGCGTCCTCTACGGGCGCAAGAGCCTCCTGGAGGCCATGCCGCCCTGGCACGGCGGGGGCAGCATGATCCTCTCCGTCACCTGGGAGGGCACCACCTTCGCCGCCATCCCCGGCAAGTTCGAGGCGGGCACCCCCCCCATCGCCCAGGCCATCGGCCTCGGCGCCGCCATCGACTACGTGCGGGCCCTGGGCCTGGACCGCATCGCCGCCCACGAGCACGAGCTCCTGGCCTACGCCACGGAGCGCCTGAAGGCCATCCCCGGCCTGCGCATCATCGGCGAGGCCCGGGAGAAGGCCTCGGTCCTCTCCTTCGTGCTGGAGGGCATCCACCCCCACGACATCGGCTCCATCCTGGACCACGCCGGGGTGGTGGTGCGGGCCGGCCACCACTGCGCCCAGCCCGTCATGACCCGGTTCGGCATCCCCGCCACCACCCGGGCCTCCTTCGCCTATTTCAACACCCGGGCCGACGTGGACGCCCTCGTCTCTGGCATCCTGAATGTCCAGGAGATCTTCTCGTGA
- the sufU gene encoding Fe-S cluster assembly sulfur transfer protein SufU, translating to MSDPRELYQQVIIEHNKKPRNFGDLEACTHHAHGLNPLCGDDIVLKLVVEDGVVQDIRFQGHGCAISKASSSLMTVNVKGKPVAEAEVLVEQFRAMIRGALDTATDPNVLGRLSLFQGVRDLPSRVKCAVLPWATLHSALHGEDIVSTE from the coding sequence GTGAGCGACCCCCGGGAGCTGTACCAGCAGGTGATCATCGAGCACAACAAGAAGCCCCGGAACTTCGGGGACCTGGAAGCCTGCACCCACCACGCCCACGGCCTGAACCCCCTGTGCGGGGACGATATCGTCCTCAAGCTGGTGGTGGAGGACGGGGTCGTGCAAGACATCCGCTTCCAGGGCCACGGCTGCGCCATCTCCAAGGCCTCCAGCAGCCTCATGACCGTCAACGTCAAGGGCAAGCCCGTGGCCGAGGCGGAGGTGCTCGTGGAGCAGTTCCGCGCCATGATCCGCGGCGCCCTGGACACCGCCACCGACCCCAACGTCCTGGGGCGCCTCAGCCTCTTCCAGGGCGTGCGGGACCTGCCCAGCCGGGTGAAGTGCGCCGTGCTGCCCTGGGCCACCCTCCACAGCGCCCTCCATGGCGAAGACATCGTGAGCACCGAATAG